DNA sequence from the Shewanella piezotolerans WP3 genome:
TGGCTGCGGCGCCGGCCTTGCGATAAACGGCAAAGTGCATGGCGGCGGAAACGGTATTGGTGGAGAGTGGGGACATAATCCTTTGCCTTGGATGACGGCAGATGAATTTAATTCAACTGAATGTTTTTGTGGCAATCAAGACTGTATTGAGACCTTTATCTCTGGGACTGGCTTTGTGCGTGACTACAAGCAAGCTGGCGGTAATGCGCCAAGTGGTATTGAGATTGCCCAGCGAATGGAGCGGGGTGAGCTGCTCGCTACAGAGGCGTTTGAGCGATATATCGACAGACTAGCTCGTTCACTTGCCCACGTGATCAATATTCTTGATCCTGATGTCATTGTCTTGGGCGGAGGGGTGTCAAATATTGAAGCTATCTATCCGCAGCTTCCAAGTATCTTACCTAAGTATGTGCTTGGCGGAGAATGCCGCACACCGGTGGTACAAAATATCTATGGTGGATCCTCGGGAGTGCGAGGCGCAGCTTGGTTGTGGAGTAAAAACGAAGCTTAATCACAGCAATAGGTAACAACAAGTGATTTATTATCGAGCCATATGATGACCTTCATTGTATGGCTTTTTGTCTGTTTATCTAAGCGGTCTTTCTGCCATATTACTAACTGAAATCCATGCTAAACTTGCAGCTCTAGCATCCTTTTCTGAGTTTTATTACATGTTTTGGCTAAAGAAGATCGTTTCTCAACTGTTTATGCCTGTTCCTCTGTCGATCATCCTTATCGCAGTGGCCTATCTTGTTATTCGTAATCTAAAGTTGGCTAAAAGCATTTTGTTGATTGCTGCAGGCATGATCCTTGTTCTGAGCAGCAGTATGGGGAGTAATGCATTGTTAGCCCCTTTAGAGAACCAATACTCAGTCAACAATGAGCCGATGGGAAGCGGGTGTTTAGTCATGGTATTAGGCAGTGGTCATGATGAAGTTGAAAACCAACCTGCTGTGCAACAGTTATCGAATACGGGGTTAGCGAGATTGAGTGAAGGAATAAGACAACTGTCATTAGGCCAAGACTGTCAGTTAGTCGTTAGTGGATGGAGCGGCGGATTAAATACTCGCGCTCATGCGGATGTTATGTTTGATGCAGCCGTAGAGCTAGGCGTTAATCCAAACGCTATTATTAAATTCCCACTTGCAAAAGATACCATTGAAGAAGCGCAGTTTATGCAATGGGAGGTTGCAGATGCCCCCTTTAGACTAGTGACATCAGCGAGTCATATGCCGCGTTCGATGGCAATTTTTGAAAATTCAGGTTTAAATGCCACTGCTGCGCCGACAGATTTTGCCCAAAGAAAAACCTATTGGTGGTATTTTGATGCGCAAAGCTTATTATCGTCACAACGTGCAATCCATGAATATTTAGGCCTACTCTGGTTTAAATTTAAGCATGAAAATTAGTCAACTCTGACGTTGGTAGTAGCGAGTTGTTTCGTCACCGAAACAAGCCATTAGCTTATACAGCTGATTAATCACCTTTAAATCAACCAATAGTAGAGCGCATTTTGGAACAATCGAATTTACAAACATTGCTCATCAAGTCCCCCAACAAACGTAATGGATTGACCCTCACTTTCATCGGTATCACTGGTGTTGTTGTTGGAATTGGACTTTTCCTTGCGGGCAGCCATCTATTTACGCCAGGTATCATCTGTTTTGCACTAGGTGCTATTGCCGTAGTACTCGGCGTTTCTAAGCTGGTAGAGCCCGAGGTTACAATGAGTATTGCTCCTCAGGGAATACGCTATTTTCATCGCCGCGGTGAGGTTCAGGTCGACTGGGAAAATATTCAGCGCCTTGATCAACCTCGAGTCACTCAAGGACTTGAAACCATCACTTTGCCCTATATTGGTATTAAGTTAAAAACTGTGGGACCAGTATTAGATTGTATTTCACTGCGATTAGCTTCTGGCTTGCTGACTGAGCAAAGGCCGCTGCTGATGACGGTATCAGCTCAAGATGAGGACCTATCCACGTTAGAAAATCAAATGAGTGCTGAGTTTACCCCATTTATCGAAGATGACAGCCGTTATAAGGGCGTACTTGCGATGTTTGGTCATCGATGTCGAATACTGGGTAGCCACTTAGGCTATCACTTGTATATTGCCACGGATGCGTTAGATAGGCCTGCTGAAGAGTTTGTTTCATTACTGAGGCGTTATCAGCGCCAAGCAATAATGGAGAGCGATGAGTAATACCAATCAGTATAAAGATTTGATCGCGGAGTAGATCAACTTCTTATACTGAATTGGTATAAGATTTGAAGAGCTAAGTTTATCAAGTGATAAACCTAGCCTCGGTCATTACTCGTCTACATAAAGCGTTAGCCATTAGCCATTAGCCGTTAGCTGTGCATCTTCAATTTGCTCAGTGTTAGTGGATTCGAGTTTTTCCTTCGAAGATGCCGGTAGAAAGGCGATGTCGTCACGGACACGCATTCCAATAAATTGACCGCCTTCAAAAATTTCCATTGATTGACAGGTGACTTCGCCGTCAACAATACCTGTACTGGTGATATTGAGTTTATTGCAATGCAATTTTCCGCGGAAAGTGCCTGAGACTCTGAGTTCTTGGCAATTCAACACGCCGTCAATAAGGCCATCCTGCTCAATAGTAATGTTGTTTGTTGATTGGATGTCGCCATAAAGCTCACCGGAGACTAATGCCTCAGCAGTGAATTCGCTCTCACCTGTTAGCTTGGTTCCTTGGGCAATAAAAGTGAGCCCACCGCTTTTCTTTCTTTTAAACATAAATGCGTCGCTATTAGTCAAGGTAGCTTGATGTTACCTTGAAAAAAAGCAATTAAAAACCACTTATATTTGGCGCTTGATGTCATTATTTTGGCAATGAATCGATTGAGAAAAGTCAGGCTTTAGGCTTAAATAAAGTAGCTTATTGATAGTAAAAAATTTTAATACGAAAAATACGATGGTTAATCATTGCTTTATCAGTATTGCGTCGGACGGGCAGGGAGCAACACAAGCGCCACAACCTGTACATGCATCAGTATCAATGGATGGCTGAGGCGCTTTGCCAACCGCCATGGTAAAGCTAATGGCTCTTTCATCGCAGGCATCCTTGCAGCTTTGGCACCATATACCTTGATACGCCATACAAGTATTTTGAATTGAGGCAGCAATAGCCCAAGGAGCCTCATCGGTTTGGATAAATAAAGGCTCGGGGCATGCCTCTACACACTTTTTACAAAAGGTGCATTCATCAATACTAAAGTTGACCTCAGGAAACCCTCCATCGCCTTTAATAATAATGTTAGTTTCACATGCCGAAATGCACTTATCACAACGAGTGCACTCATCGGTAAACGCGATATCCCCCTTTACCCAAGGCAGATGAACAGCATCACTTTTTTTACGGCTAAATAGACGACGTCGACTTTGATTGATGCTGCTCATGACTTTTACTCTTGGTTAAAACGATATTGAACTAATGCTAAAAATGACTTTCGACTTCTAGCTGCTGTAGCCATTTGGGTTACTGGACTGCCAATGCCAGCTACTTTGCGCCATATCATCGATAGTGTGGGTCGCTTGCCAGTTAAGCTCAGTTTGTGCCTTATCTGGGTTTGCATAGCACGCAGCAATATCACCGGCTCGTCTTGCAACGAGTTGATACTTAATCTCTGTACCGCTGGCTTTCTCAAATGCTGCTACCATTTCTAGCACGCTGTAACCTTGGCCAGTACCTAAGTTATAAGTCACCAACCCTGGTTTAGTGCGCAGTTTGTCCAGTGCTCGTAGGTGCCCAACTGCTAGGTCAACGACGTGGATGTAATCACGCACACCAGTGCCGTCAACGGTATCGTAATCATTGCCAAATACACTTAACTGTTCACGTTTGCCCACAGCGACTTGGGTAATGAAGGGCATTAAGTTGTTAGGAATATCGTTAGGATCTTCACCAATCAAACCGCTATCGTGCGCGCCTACAGGGTTGAAGTACCTTAAACGGGCAATGTTCCAGCTAGGATCTGAATGATGCAGATCAGCTAAAACATGCTCTACCATCAATTTTGACTGGCCGTAGGGGTTGGTTGCACCCGTTGGGAAATCTTCAGTAATCGGTAGAGATGCCGGATCACCGTAAACGGTTGCCGAAGAGCTAAAAACGATGTTCTTCACATTGAACTCAGCCATTACCTGGCACAGCACTATGGTGCCTGTGACATTATTTTCATAATAGCGTAGCGGTTGCTCAACAGATTCACCAACTGCTTTAAGCCCAGCGAAATGGATAACTGACTCAATATCGTGATCTGTGAATAGCTTTTGTAAAAAAGGTTTATTGAGAATATCACCTTGATAGAAAGTGACTGATTTTCCTGTGATCTGCTCAACGCGCTCAAGTGCTGTCACGCTTGAGTTACTGAGATTGTCGAGAATAACCACATCGCTGCCGTTATTGAGCAGTTCAACTACAGTATGAGTGCCGATATAACCTGCACCGCCAGTTACCAAAATTGTCATCGTTAAATCCTTACTTGCAATATAATCGTCATTATCTATTTAAGTGCTAAAGGCTTTTAGCGATAGACTTAATATATTCAGCAAACTCTGGGCCTATATCCTTGTGGCGCAAAGCGTGCTCTACGTTGGCTTGCATATAGCCGAGTTTATTACCGCAATCATGACTCTTACCTTGCATGTAATAAGCGTTAACGGTTTGATTTTCCATCAGCATCGCTATCGCGTCGGTTAACTGGATCTCATCGCCTGCGCCGGCTGGTGTTTTAGCTAGGTAAGACCAAATATCTGCTGGCAGCACGTATCGGCCAACCACACCAAGGTTTGATGGTGCTTCCTCAACCGCTGGCTTTTCAACTAGCTGACTTAGTGGTAATGACTCCCCTGGCTGTAACTCTTCGCCATTGATGTCTGCAATACCGTATTGATCAACCTGATCATGAGGCACGCCTTCTACCATGATTTGGCCTACTTCGGTTTCATCAAATAGCTTTACCATCTGTGCCAAATTATCTTTCGCTAAGTTACTGCTAGAATCATCGACAATCACATCTGGTAACAGCACTGCAAATGGCGCATCACCCACAATAGTCTTGGCACATAAAATTGCATGACCTAAGCCTTTTGCCTGGGCTTGACGCACACTAATGATGGTAACGTCTGCAGGGCAAATGCTTTGTACTTCTGCAAGAAGTTGACGTTTTACCCGGCGCTCTAGATGGGCTTCTAACTCAAAGCTGGTGTCGAAGTGGTTCTCGACTGAGTTTTTACTGGCGTGAGTGACTAAAACGATCTCTTTAATACCCGCAGCAATTGCTTCTTTGACAACATATTGGATAAGGGGTTTATCCATCACTGGCAGCATCTCTTTAGGCATTGCTTTTGTCGCTGGTAGCATCCGTGTACCAAGGCCTGCAACTGGGATTACTGCTTTTTTAATCTTATGTTGTTTCATCGTATTCCTACTGTCCCTATCAATGGATTAGCGCTCTAGCACTATTCTATACTGAATTTTTATCACGTGTGCTTTGAATTTGATAAAGTGGCTTGATAATTACTAATTTTGTCGCTTATCCGCTCGGTTTTTATTCGAAATTGTAGTAATCAAGCCTGTCGGTTTGCTTCTGTCTGAGTGAAAGCGTACGTCGTTGCTTAGCTAAAAAGATGAGTGTCATAGCTTTTCTAGGCTAACTCGGGCTAAATTCACCAATGTTATTAGCATCTGTAAATTATGGCTTACAACAAATCTACTGTTAATAAAAGCTTTTTTAGCACTAGCTTGTGCGGATGTAAACTTATGGTTACGCAAGGCTGTGCTGAAGCATCAAAGTTTAAACTGTGATCTGGTTAACAAAATATCAACTTTGGTTAACTATGTAGGCAGGAATCGTTACCAGTGTTTTTACTAATATGAGCAAAGCGACTAACTATACGGCTCGTTTGCCTGATGCGAACGGCTTTATACAATACCCACAAAATGAACATGATATTTGGCAGGAGCTCTATTCGAGGCAGCTTGTCAACTTGCCTGGCCGAGCGTGCCAAGCTTATATAGATGGATTAGACCGTTTAGCGCTACCAAACGACAGGATCCCGCAGCTAAATGAGATTGATGCAGTGCTTCAACAGACGACCGGCTGGAAAACAGCGGCTGTACCCGCGCTGATTTCATTCGGAAAGTTTTTTGAATTATTAGCAAATAAGTCATTCCCAGTCGCGACATTTATCCGTAGCCGTGAAGAGCTCGATTACTTGCAAGAGCCAGATATATTTCACGAAGTTTTTGGCCATTGCCCATTGCTGACTAATCCCTCTTTTGCGCACTTTTCTCATCTGTATGGCAAGTTGGGACTCGCAGCCAGTAAGCAGGAGCGGGTTTTCTTAGCGCGATTGTATTGGTTTACCGTTGAGTTTGGCGTTATTAGTGGTAACAATAATGATTTGAGTATCTATGGTGGTGGTATTTTAAGCTCGCCAGGAGAAACTGAATTTGTGATGGGAGATGAGCCTGAAATCAGACCTTTTGACTTGGTGGATGTGATGCGTACACCTTATCGTATCGATATTATGCAGCCCATCTACTATGCAATCAGTGATATCTGCGAACTCGATAAAATAGCTGAGATGGATATTATGGGCGCGGTTAACAAAGCTAAACAACTTGGTTTATTCGAGGCGACTTATCCAGCCAAAGTGGGTTAATAACAATGAGTAAAACCGCAGGGTGGATCTGATACCAATTAAGATTAAAGCCGACTGCTAGGTTGAAGATAAAAATAACAGAATGAAAGGAAATAGAATGACTGAATTAGCACAAATGAAATGTGAAGCCTGCCAAGCTGACGCGCCTAAAGTAAGTGATGCCGAGCTGGGCGAACTTGTACGTATGATCCCAGACTGGACGGTAGAAGTGCGTGACGGCATTATGCAGCTTGAGCGCGTGTATAAATTTAAAAATTTTAAATTGGCCATGGCATTTACTAATAAGCTGGCCGATCTGGCTGAAGCTGATTTTCATCACCCTGGCATTTTAACTGAATGGGGTAAAGTCACAGTGACTTGGTGGTCTCATTCAATAAAGGGGTTGCATAAGAATGATTTCATCATGGCCGCTAAAACAGATACCTTGCTAGACTAATTGAATTGCGTGCTGGGTAACTTGCACGCATTTATTTTCTTTATGTTACAAATCTGCTGTAAACAAGTCTTGCCACAACTGCCATAACCTTCTAACGTATAGGCGAATTAAGCTTATCGACTTCTCGGTCTATTGAATTAATTTGATTTTTGAATACAAATTCAGACGTTAACTCATAGATTTATAGCTATTTGCTTAATTTCAGTTTTATTAACTATTTGATGATTTAAGGTCACTTTCGGACTATGCCGCGGTAGATATTTGCTATCCATCACGCTTCAGGTTTGAAAACAAAGCCATCGAATAATTAATGCAATTGGTTTTATCCCAATAACGACTATCTACAAAAGGGAACTGCAATAGTATGCGCTTGGAAGTCAGCTGTTTAGACCGAGTCGGTCTAGCTAAAGATATATTATTGATAATGGAAGATTATGGGATCAACTTGTTCGCTATCGATGCGAGCAACCAAGGTTTTCTGTATCTACAATTTGCTGAAGTCAGTTTCGATACGCTCAGTGAATTACTGCCACTTATTCGCAAAGTAGAGGGGGTTCATGATGTACGCACTGTGTCATTTATGCCTTCTGAGCAGGAGCATTATGCGCTCAAAACTTTGCTGAAGACTCTGCCTGATTCTGTATTTTCACTCGATATTAAAGGTCGTATTCGTATCGTTAATGAATCTGCCCTGCATATTATAGGGATGGCGGAGCATGAGATTTTAGACGAATCGATTGGCCACTGGGTGCAAGGTTTCAATTTCAGCCGCTGGCTTAGTGAG
Encoded proteins:
- a CDS encoding DUF2982 domain-containing protein, with protein sequence MEQSNLQTLLIKSPNKRNGLTLTFIGITGVVVGIGLFLAGSHLFTPGIICFALGAIAVVLGVSKLVEPEVTMSIAPQGIRYFHRRGEVQVDWENIQRLDQPRVTQGLETITLPYIGIKLKTVGPVLDCISLRLASGLLTEQRPLLMTVSAQDEDLSTLENQMSAEFTPFIEDDSRYKGVLAMFGHRCRILGSHLGYHLYIATDALDRPAEEFVSLLRRYQRQAIMESDE
- a CDS encoding YdcF family protein, which encodes MFWLKKIVSQLFMPVPLSIILIAVAYLVIRNLKLAKSILLIAAGMILVLSSSMGSNALLAPLENQYSVNNEPMGSGCLVMVLGSGHDEVENQPAVQQLSNTGLARLSEGIRQLSLGQDCQLVVSGWSGGLNTRAHADVMFDAAVELGVNPNAIIKFPLAKDTIEEAQFMQWEVADAPFRLVTSASHMPRSMAIFENSGLNATAAPTDFAQRKTYWWYFDAQSLLSSQRAIHEYLGLLWFKFKHEN
- the galE gene encoding UDP-glucose 4-epimerase GalE gives rise to the protein MTILVTGGAGYIGTHTVVELLNNGSDVVILDNLSNSSVTALERVEQITGKSVTFYQGDILNKPFLQKLFTDHDIESVIHFAGLKAVGESVEQPLRYYENNVTGTIVLCQVMAEFNVKNIVFSSSATVYGDPASLPITEDFPTGATNPYGQSKLMVEHVLADLHHSDPSWNIARLRYFNPVGAHDSGLIGEDPNDIPNNLMPFITQVAVGKREQLSVFGNDYDTVDGTGVRDYIHVVDLAVGHLRALDKLRTKPGLVTYNLGTGQGYSVLEMVAAFEKASGTEIKYQLVARRAGDIAACYANPDKAQTELNWQATHTIDDMAQSSWHWQSSNPNGYSS
- the phhA gene encoding phenylalanine 4-monooxygenase — its product is MSKATNYTARLPDANGFIQYPQNEHDIWQELYSRQLVNLPGRACQAYIDGLDRLALPNDRIPQLNEIDAVLQQTTGWKTAAVPALISFGKFFELLANKSFPVATFIRSREELDYLQEPDIFHEVFGHCPLLTNPSFAHFSHLYGKLGLAASKQERVFLARLYWFTVEFGVISGNNNDLSIYGGGILSSPGETEFVMGDEPEIRPFDLVDVMRTPYRIDIMQPIYYAISDICELDKIAEMDIMGAVNKAKQLGLFEATYPAKVG
- the napF gene encoding ferredoxin-type protein NapF, with the translated sequence MSSINQSRRRLFSRKKSDAVHLPWVKGDIAFTDECTRCDKCISACETNIIIKGDGGFPEVNFSIDECTFCKKCVEACPEPLFIQTDEAPWAIAASIQNTCMAYQGIWCQSCKDACDERAISFTMAVGKAPQPSIDTDACTGCGACVAPCPSDAILIKQ
- the galU gene encoding UTP--glucose-1-phosphate uridylyltransferase GalU, with translation MKQHKIKKAVIPVAGLGTRMLPATKAMPKEMLPVMDKPLIQYVVKEAIAAGIKEIVLVTHASKNSVENHFDTSFELEAHLERRVKRQLLAEVQSICPADVTIISVRQAQAKGLGHAILCAKTIVGDAPFAVLLPDVIVDDSSSNLAKDNLAQMVKLFDETEVGQIMVEGVPHDQVDQYGIADINGEELQPGESLPLSQLVEKPAVEEAPSNLGVVGRYVLPADIWSYLAKTPAGAGDEIQLTDAIAMLMENQTVNAYYMQGKSHDCGNKLGYMQANVEHALRHKDIGPEFAEYIKSIAKSL
- the mak gene encoding fructokinase, with the protein product MLRIGIDLGGTKIELVALSSEGEELFRKRLPTPREYIATLDAIESLVNEAESLLDDKGTVGVGIPGVVSPYSGLVKNANSTWINGHPLDLDLGKRLNREVRVANDANCFAVSEAVDGAAAGKGVVFGVIIGTGCGAGLAINGKVHGGGNGIGGEWGHNPLPWMTADEFNSTECFCGNQDCIETFISGTGFVRDYKQAGGNAPSGIEIAQRMERGELLATEAFERYIDRLARSLAHVINILDPDVIVLGGGVSNIEAIYPQLPSILPKYVLGGECRTPVVQNIYGGSSGVRGAAWLWSKNEA
- a CDS encoding bactofilin family protein — encoded protein: MFKRKKSGGLTFIAQGTKLTGESEFTAEALVSGELYGDIQSTNNITIEQDGLIDGVLNCQELRVSGTFRGKLHCNKLNITSTGIVDGEVTCQSMEIFEGGQFIGMRVRDDIAFLPASSKEKLESTNTEQIEDAQLTANG
- a CDS encoding 4a-hydroxytetrahydrobiopterin dehydratase; protein product: MTELAQMKCEACQADAPKVSDAELGELVRMIPDWTVEVRDGIMQLERVYKFKNFKLAMAFTNKLADLAEADFHHPGILTEWGKVTVTWWSHSIKGLHKNDFIMAAKTDTLLD